In Procambarus clarkii isolate CNS0578487 chromosome 89, FALCON_Pclarkii_2.0, whole genome shotgun sequence, the DNA window tagttttgaggttctgggttcgatccccggtggaggcggaaacaaatgggcagagtttctttcaccctgatgctcatgttcacctagcagttaataggtacctgagagttaaacagctgctacggactgcttcctgggggtgtgtaacaaaatggaggactggtcgaggaccgggccgcagggacgctaagcctcgaaatcatctcaagataacctcaagaataccTTCCTTTTGGtgctaattaccttaccttcggcCTTATAATAATTGACTGACCTTTTCTCCAGATGATAATTAACTTACTTTCCTCCTGATGATAATTACAGTACCTTTGAAGAGTAACAGTGAGAAGATTGTGTTTACTTGTAGGAAACTGTGGAGAGGAAATTACAACTGTAGGAAAAGTAGAACTGTAGGAAAACTGTGGAGAGAATAGGAGTTGATTAGCAGGTGAATGTCTCTATACAAGGACTTAACAAAAGAATTTGACCAGTGTATTGGAGTGATAACACAAAgagtctaaaaaaaaaaaagtaaatcaaacaatatactgtactgtgcAAATATATCCCATTATCAGGGACAGGGAGTGTAAGCCAACTACCTGTACTGTACTAACTTTTCCAcatgatgcaaccccacaacagttgcctaactcacgGCTACCTATCAACCTCTCCTCTAGGGTTTGTACCCACATCAAAACCactacataattagtgctattatctacttCCGTACATGTacgtatacagtatatacaatcatttgcacaaatacatatacacatcgataatctttttgtatcacaagtgattaatTAATTTACACTGCTGTTCACAGGATGTGCATACGGTGAACACTAAACTAGTGATTACAAGCAGGAATATTTTGGGGACTACATGTAACATCATTGAAAACTAAGCTTAAAAATCTTTTCAGTAATTTGTAATTATGTCAAGTGATGATGCTGAGTCTTCCCTTCTTTCAGGCCAATGAACCAATGAGGTGACAAATATGGGGACATTCCAGAAGTTCTGCCTTAGGTGGAACAACCACACTAGTAACTTATTAGGAACGTTGGGCCATATCCTTGCTTCTGAACAACACTCAGATGTCACTTTATGCTGTCAGGGTAAGAATTATTATGTTTTAAATACATTTTAGTCTTTATAACTTTGATGCTTTGATATTGTGGTTGTGGACCAAGAGGTCTTCCATTACAGTGTCGTGTTTTTTCCATGTTCTGTACTTTCATACCCTGTTACTAGATGATATCTTAGGGCCAATATATTTACAACCTTTAAAGGTATTTTCATGGGCAGATTCatagtatacagtactgtatatataatatatactctaTTACTATATACTCTAGCCTTGGAAAAGATAATACAGTATAGTAATCATTTGAGGGGAACCCTCTATATTGTATTTTTACAATACAGTTCTGTATactatactaataataataataataataataataatgctgtaataataataataataatacacagagattaatcacactaatgtgatgtatcaatgataaTAAAATGAAATATCAATGAAAAAATCtgtaggagctgtgatgaggattttAACCTATGCGGTAGGTAGTCAAATGCATGCGCCCTAGACAATGTTTGACATGTTGTGGCCTGATTGTCTGGAACATATGCATGGGACTTCCAACcgtataggttcgaatcctcatcacaactcctacagattttctgaattattattattattaatcttcttcttcttcttattattattattatgataacaataataatcataataataataatccagccattaaacaaatataaatgacTGTATTATCTAGTCGATACTACTAGTCGAGTCCTTCAGTGAGTGTTAGTCACTGAAGCTGCAGTAACCAACTAAATCACTGTACAGTATAGCAGTATGTGAGGCTGTGCCCATGCAGTTACTGATTCAAAGACTTGCCAAATACAGTGGAGCTTAACCTGATTTTCTTGAGCAATATAAACATCAATCATTGCACCTCGGGCTCAAAGAGCAACTTTTTTGGTCATAATCTTTTGCTCCAATGAAGTCATAGCTGGTTTGGCTGTTACAGCCCTTGTTCAGTGCAAACGTACCGGAGTGGCTCGTATACATGTAAGTGATCACTCCACTACTTATGTGGCATCAGTGACAttcatgctgctgctgttactgtataTCTCTGTATAATATACTGTGTACTTCTGATAGACTATATCTGTATATACTCTATCATGTATTTTATATTCTTTCAGGGGAAGTATGGCGATTACACAAACTAGTGCTGTGTGCATCCAGTAGTCACTTTGAGAAGTTGCTTGGTGCACTACCACCTGGAAACTCTCCAATTGTTGTATTAGATGGTCCTCACCCACAAGATGTGGCCTCTCTCATCCACTTCATTTACCATGGGGAGGTGAATGTTGATCAGGAGAACCTTGCATCTCTACTTAGAACAGCAGAAAGTCTCAAGATAAAAGGACTTGCAGAAGTATCATCTGTAACTAGTGGTGGTGAGCATAAGACTCAAAGTGATGGAGAGAGCCAAAGACATCACATCAGAGGCAGGTCAAGAATTGGTAATTGTCAGTCTGGTCCTATATATACTATAGGGAATGAGTATCCTGTAGGGATGTATGGCCTTGTTCCACAGAGCGTATCACCACATGCTCAAGTACCTGATCCATTGGAACGTGACCCATCACCTCTAAACTTATCTTTCAGTGGTTCATTAAAAAATATCCATGATGAAACACCTCAGGAGAGGCAAGAAAGACGCAATCGCTTGGATGACCTTCTTTATGCTGCTACTGAACGTAGCAAAAAGGAGGAGAGGCGGGAAGCTCGACGAGAGGCAAGAGAGGCAGCTTTGCGTGAAGCTGCTGCAAACCGTGAGTCTTCAGTGATGATAACACAAGATCAAGCTGTTCTTCCCCCCTTAGCGAAACGTGCTAGAACTATCGATTCCTCTCGAACTActgccctgcctgcccacccagctTTTCATATTCCTCTGATGAATCTTACACTGCCTCCCAATGCATCTGCTTCTCTTGTCACTTCACAAAGTATTTCATCAACACACAATTCTCATTTACCTGAGACTATATCTTTAAATGAAAATGCAGCTGTAGTTTTACAAACCCAAGATATTCATCAAGAACATCTTAATAATCAAGATATGGAGGCAACTATTAGAAAATCTATCAAGACTGAGAAGATTGAGGTTTCTAGGTAAGGATTTATGTGTTGACTATATTGTATTTATCTGTGGTAGTCCTTTAGCACACGTTGTAGAGATGAAACATGTATTACGTTGATTATACTGTACTCTATTCGTTCTTGAGGAACTTGCTGATTAGCTTCAAATTTGTTAGTCATTGCTGTTTTTGGGCTGGTCTTCAGAAGCTACCTGGTGCATTGGCTTTGGTACCTCACATTCACAAAAGtttaagtttagtttagttcatttattatgcaccccataccccatcctgtttcCTCTATCAGTTTACTTGATAAACTGATAGAGGAAATCCAGGGGCTGGGTTCCTGTTTCTTTGTCATCAATGGGTTTTATTTGTTGTCACTGGCAGTATCTATTGGCTAAGCCACTTGTCAAGTTACTGCTACCCTCCGAGCCTTAATGTACTGGCATTTTGTAGTCTTCAACTGTGAGCAGTCCTGCTGGAGGTGAGCCACCTCTTTTATTATGGGAGTTTTGAGTCTTTAGTGATGCAAAATTGTGCTAAATCCTTACCTTTCCTTGTTGGTTTCCCTACAGGATTAGGACTCAGTCTGTCCTGCATTTACTCATTCTACCACCCTTAGGTTGGGGCCTCTTCATTTTAAGGGATATTTGCATTGGATCTTCTCAGTTTGAGTGAAGATTCCTTTGTAATCTCAGAGCCCAGTCTCTGCTCAATTTTTCATCCCTGACATTTGTTGAATAATTTGAAGTTTAACTCTTTGTGGGGGTTTGGAGCCTGAGTGGCAGAGGCCTCTTCAAGCTCCCTGCTCAATTCCTTGGTTGCTGGAGTAAATTTGTAATCCTTTCCTGGCCCCCCCTTCTCTTAGGGTGTGTTCTAGGAAGGGAGGGGGTTCAGGATGGCAGGAGGCTAGACAATAATAATGGGTGCCCTTAAACTCAAGATGAGGATTAGTGCCAAAATCAAGAGGGGGTTGTTCCTTCAGGTTGG includes these proteins:
- the LOC123773359 gene encoding uncharacterized protein is translated as MGTFQKFCLRWNNHTSNLLGTLGHILASEQHSDVTLCCQGEVWRLHKLVLCASSSHFEKLLGALPPGNSPIVVLDGPHPQDVASLIHFIYHGEVNVDQENLASLLRTAESLKIKGLAEVSSVTSGGEHKTQSDGESQRHHIRGRSRIGNCQSGPIYTIGNEYPVGMYGLVPQSVSPHAQVPDPLERDPSPLNLSFSGSLKNIHDETPQERQERRNRLDDLLYAATERSKKEERREARREAREAALREAAANRESSVMITQDQAVLPPLAKRARTIDSSRTTALPAHPAFHIPLMNLTLPPNASASLVTSQSISSTHNSHLPETISLNENAAVVLQTQDIHQEHLNNQDMEATIRKSIKTEKIEVSSDIIIMEDAAVISDESDTQSAPETPSDLSNVPITQVLIPATTTTATQVSGCGTLDDINAVNTLSACRVQIVPSTTIIGTNGVSITPSESSEEKVTPYLHSILQQVAEGGPGAEPASSNSQRVTINMRTFKEEWRRQLLVDYDTRTNMSICMLCFTTFKSYDGPRKNTYVKHAKRFHPSLEEYSEEERDLIISMYEKYHKYDVDMQKEVNKSYRAANAIVALGKKGAKHCDINAEVITVSELGAKVSTEGEAQEENCEVSTEVNSFKEEEVTCVSGKSRSHTPESDISLEANEKLSESFDAEDTREKFENNNVSVPVPTKRSQMNTRAKSAASTATVAV